Part of the Catalinimonas alkaloidigena genome is shown below.
GATGTCTAATATGATTAAGCATATGATCTTATAAAACGCAAATAAATATTGTTTTTCTGGTCTGATTCAGGAGAATGAATTTTTTACAACTAACACCTAAAACTATGAAATCTATCCTAACGATGCTTGTATGCATATTTCTAGTTCATCCCACTTTCTCTCAATCTTCCATCGGTATATTTGATGAAAACGAAGATATTGGTCAGCCAAGCAAATCAGGAAGTACAAGTTTTGATGAAGCTTCACAGACATATACGCTGAGTGGAGCGGGATATAACATCTGGTTTGAAAGAGATGAGTTCCAGTTTCTTCACAAAAAGCAAAGTGGGGATTTTATCATTACCGCCAATTTTGAATTTGTAGGCGAAGGAGTTGATCCATTGCGAAAGGCAGGCCTGATGATCAGGGAGTCAGTAGACGATGACGCATCCCATGTCAGCGCTGCTGTACATGGTGACGGCTCTACGGTATTACAAAGGAGAGTGCTAAAAGGAGCTTATATGAGAGATCCTGAAGATGACATTTCTGCACCTAAAAAGGGGTATGAAATATTACAGTTGGAAAGAAAAGGAGATATAATTACCATGCGAGCAGCGCACTGGGGAGAGCATTTGCAGGAAATTGGTTCTTATGAAATGTCATCCCTGCCGCATGAAGTGTATACAGGATTGTTTATTACTTCACACAATGAAGATATGGTAGAAGAAGCCAGGTTTTGGAATGTACGTATCACTGAGCCTGTAGAGAATAACTACGATGGTTTTATGGCTTGTCGGCTCGAGACAATGAACGTAATGGATGGTAAAAGAAAAGTGATATATGAAACCTCTGCCGAAGATCGTATTGAGTCACCTAGTTGGTCACCTGACGGACAACACCTACTTACTACGATGGATGGCTTATTGTATACCATTCCTTTAAATGGAGGTGAACCGGAAAAGCTTAATACAGGTGATATTGTCAGAATTAATAATGACCATGGCTACTCTTTTGATGGTGATCAGTTAGCGATCACGAGTAGCCAGAATGTAGAACTTGGCCCCCGGGTTTATGTGCTACCCGCTGAAGGTGGAACCCCCAGACTTCTTACCGAAAAAGGGCCCTCTTACTTTCATGGCTGGTCAGCCAATGATCGAGAAGTTTACTATGTAGCTCAGAGAGACACTACAATTTTTAATATTTATAAAATCCCAGTGAAAGGAGGTGAGGAAGAGCAAATAACAGACAATACCAGTGGATATGTTGACGGGCCTGAAGAGTCTCCTGATGGTAAATATATTTACTATAATGATAATCAAACCGGGACTATGCAGATTTGGCGTATGAAAAAGAATGGTACAGAAGAGGAGCAACTTACTTTTGATGAGTACAACGACTGGTTTCCCCATGTTTCACCCGATGGAGAATGGGTAGCTTTTCTTTCCTATGAAAAAGATGTGCCACCAGATGCGCACCCTTCATACCGTAGGGTGATGATCAGGCTGATGTCATTATCGGGGGGGGCGCCCAAAGTAATCGCAAATATATATGGTGGTCAGGGAACTATGAATGTTACCTCATGGTCTCCTGACAGCAAAAGCATTGCTTTTGTGAGTAATTCAAAGAAATAGATTCAATAGGATTGCAAGCTTTAGATCGTTTATACTCATTGTAAAGGTCAAATACATATTACCCATCAGTAATTTTTCTTCGCAGCCAAATTGCTGATGGGTCATTTTTTCATGCTGTTGTTTGTAAAGCAAAAGGGTCAGATTAAATCAGGTCGTCACCAGCTTTTATTGATGCAGGTGCAGGGTGTGAATAGCTTTAAGATACTTACCGAATTTTATATTAAGCTGTAGTGCGATTTGTATTAACTTTCTGGATGATTGTGTCAACCTTTATTTCAGGGTATAGATCGCTGAGTTGGAACAAAGCTTATTGTTAAAAGGAGAAAGCCTGATCTCTTTGGTACAACATTTTGCAAAGGAAACCAAAGCACAGTTAAGCCATTTTTTTAGGGGCCACCGCCCAGACAGAGGCAGCAGCATTGATCAGCCGGCTGGGTCAATCTTGCCACCAGCTTGGTATAGGTTTTAAGTGCTTCACATTTGATCCATGAGATGAGTAATATTGTTCATTTAGCCAAATGCATCAACCGTGAACAGAAAGGATAAGCAGCCCAGGAGTTTTACCAATTCAACGCTTTTCTTTTTTTGCTGAGGAGCCAATTGATGACAATCAAATCTATTGGGAGATTAGCTGTCTTTTCGGCACAAAAAGTTTTCAACTGTTCAAAAAAATGTCCGCATCCCTAAGCTTGGGAAGCTGAACGTTCCTGAATTCATCCGCTTAAGATCTGTGATACTTTTGTGATACTTAATCCCTAATATTGAGTAAATTAAGTGATATGAAAGAGGTACTTATCGTTGAAGACGATTCTGAAATAGTAGATCTTCTTGAAATTCACCTTATTGATCTGGAATGTAAAATAGAAAAAGCACATGACGGAAATCTGGGCCTGCAAAAAGCCTTGAATCATTGCTTTGATCTGATCATCCTGGACATCATGCTGCCTGGAATAGATGGGTTAGAAATTTGCAGAAAGATCAGAGGAAAGGAGAAATACACCCCCATATTGATGCTTACCGCTAAATCTGAAGAAATTGATAAGATTCTTGGATTGGAAACAGGAGCTGACGACTATCTCACGAAGCCCTTCAGTGTACGTGAATTTATTTCCCGAGTGAGAGCTATATTCAGAAGGGTAGAAATGATACAGGGAAATCAGCAGGAAACCGATAAAAAGAAAGTACTTAAAGCAGATGGTTTACATATGGATGCAGAAAAAAGAAGCGTTGAGATTCATGGGGAGCGTTTAGCGCTTACTCCCAAAGAGTTTGATCTTTTATGGATCATGGCTGCGCATCCGGGAAGAAGTTATAGTCGGCAGGAACTACTCAATCTCGTATGGGGCTACGAATTCAGTGGTTATGAGCACACCGTTAACGCGCATATCAATCGTCTGCGCTCCAAAATTGAAAGAAATGTCTCTGAGCCACAATACATATTGACGACCTGGGGAATAGGTTATCGTTTTAATGACGAATAAATGCCAGTACAACATCAAGCGCACTCACTTAGGCAAAGCCTTTTTTGGCGGATTGCCATTGTGTTATTTATCCTTTTTCTGTTGTTGGGAATATCCTTTATACTTATTACTTCCTTTGCCTCCAAGCGTTATTATGAGGAAACCGCCCAAAGGCTTAATGCTCATGTTGCAGAAGAAATGCTTCTGGAAGTAAATCCCTTTGTAGAGGGGGAAGTGAATGATGAAGCTTTGGGAAAGATCATGCATTCTATGATGGCAGTGAATCCCAGTATAGAAGTATATCTGCTTGCCCCCCAAGGAGATATACTTTCATATGTTGTTTTAGATAAAAAAGTGAAGTTAAAATCAGTGGATATTGGTCCGGTAAAGAATTTTTTGAATTCTGATGGTCAAACTTATACGCTGGGCGACGATCCCCGTAACCCGGGCCGCAGCACTATCTTTTCAGCGGCAGAGGTAAGAGAAGAAGGAAATTTGCTCGGCTATGTCTATATGATCCTTGCCAGCGAAGAATATGATAATGTAATGGCTTCGCTCTGGCAGAGCCATATTTTAAGGATTGGCGCTTGGTCTTTTTCACTGGTTTTGATAGCCGCGCTTATGATCAGCCTTTTGGTTATCTGGTGGCTTACCCGCAGCCTGAGACGGATACAGTATATGATAAGAAAATTTGAGGAGGGAGATTTATCCGCCAGGGTTGAAGTGAGGCAGGATGATGAACTGGGGCAACTTAGCTATTCCATTAATAATATGGCTGATACAATTGTCCGTAATATTGATGAACTCAAACAGGTAGATAAGCTGAGAAAAGAACTGATTGCCAATGTATCTCACGATCTGCGCACACCGCTCTCTGTCATTCAGGGATATGTAGAAACACTAAATATCAAAAAGGATAGCCTTAGCGAAGAGCAGAAGCAGAAATATATGGGTATTATCCTGAACAGTTCCAACAAACTAAAGCGTTTGGTAAATGATCTGTTTGAACTTACCAAGCTGGAATCCAGGCAGATAGAGCCTAAGCCTGAAACCTTTGCTATGCAAGACTTGCTACATGATATCGCCATGAAATACCAGTTCCTGGCGGAAGAAAAATCGCTGAAGCTAGAGACCAAACTGAAGAATACAACTGCGCTGGTATACGCTGACCTGGCCATGATAGAAAGGGTCATGCAGAACCTTCTGGACAATGCCTTTAAATATACACCTCCCAATGGCACTATTAAGATTCATGCTGAGCAATGTGAAGAAGAAGTGTGTATAATGATAAATAATAGTGGCTCTGTCATTCATGAGGAAGAAAAAGAATTAATCTTCAACCGCTACTTCATGGGCAAAGAACCGCGTGTCAATGGTAGTGGTCTTGGCCTGGCTATTGTGAGAAACATTTTGGAGATTCATCACACTAGTATTAAGGTAAAAAGCGATCAGGATGAAGGCACAACTTTCTTTTTTAGCTTACCATTGGTTAGCGGCCAGTAGCCGTTGGATAAATTAAGATTCTGTGGTCAAAAAATGAAATTCGCCCTCTGCTTTCTGCGCTACTAGCTGCTATTCAATGTTTATATTTTGTTAAAACTTATGTGATCTTTTCGTGACAATTGGCGCCTACTTTAGGTAAACCAAACAAAATCATAAACGTCATGAAAAAGATTATTTTATTCGCAACACTCCCTTTCTTTTTTCTTTTTGCCTGTGAGGACAACAGCACAGAAACTGTAACCATTGACAGTAGTGAACCTACTGGTGACTTTATGTCGCAACGTGCTGGCACATTTGTAGAGCAGAATGGTACTGGCACGATGGGTATGGCTGAACTGGGTACTGATGAAGACGGTGAGCAATTTTTATATTTCGGACCGGATTTTCAAACCAACTTGGGTACAGGTACGGTAACCATTTTTCTTTCTACCAGTGAAGAGTTTATGGCTGATCCTGCGCAGGGCAATCCTGATTTAAGGTTAGTGGGTAATGTCAGTATGAACGGAGAGTCCTATTATAAAATATCGCCTGTGGCTGAAAGTAAGTTTACGCATGTCATCCTATGGTGTGCTTCAGCTTCAATACCTTTTGGTTATGCACCTCTTCAGTAAGCCTAAGCGACATGGTCTGGATCCTAAGATACGGACTATGTTTTCATCAGCTGTCTTACTGCTTGTTTGGCTTATTTTATGCAGTTTGTTAATTGCAGAAGAGGCGACTGCACAAAGCGGTTGGGTTAGAAATAAAGGAGAGACATTCACTCAATTGAGCGTTTCTTCTTTTCAATCTGACCGCTACCATAATTTAGAAGGAGAGCAGCTTACTACTACTGATTTTGCTCAGCATCATTTGAATTTCTACGCTGAGTATGGCATTACAGAGCGATTAAGCATTATCGCCAATTGGCCATTCGTGAGGGCACATGGGTTTTCATCTACAGAAACCATTTGGGGAATAGGTGATTTGAGAGTAGATGCAAAGTATGGCTTCTTACAAGAGGTGCTTCCTATTGCCATAAGTTTTGCTATGGAAGCGCCAATTGCCAGGCCGAATCGCTTTGCTGAAAATGAAGACGGATTAGGAAGTATAAATTTGCCTACCGGAGATGGTGAATGGAATTTTTGGTCAGGTATAGCTATCTCAGGCTCACTTGATCCTTTACCAGCTTATATAAACCTTTCGGCAGGCTTTAATAAAAGGACTTCATTTGAAGGCCAGAAGTTTAATGACCAATGGGTAGCGAATGCTCAGTTCGGATACCAGTTTTTTCAAAAAATCTGGTTCCAGCTTTCACTGGGTGTACAAAATACAATAGGTGAGCCCAAAGGTGTGGTGTCTTTTGTAAGAGGAGATGGTACTGCTTTTACCCAATACGGACTAAACTTATCTTATGAGCTGAATAAAGCATGGGGGATTGGGTTGCAATATTATAACAACGCTGACTTTTTAGTAGACAGGGTGAATGTGTACGAATCTCCAACCTTAGGTATCAGCGTATTTTTCCAGGGACAGCTATAGAAGTAGCTCTATCCATCAACAAGTAATTCTTATCCATATGTTAAGCCAAGATCTATATCAAGACCATATACACATACCGGAAGTAATTTCCGCAATGCAGGGGAAGCTGCAAGCATTTAATAAATATGATTTTATCTACCTGGATAGTGCCTCTTCTCAAAAAATATATTATCTGCAGGAAGGTTTGCTAAGGTTAGGAACATATACTGAAACCGGTAAAGAAGTTACGTTCTGCCTGGTTCAGGAAGGCGCGGTTGTCGGAAATTTTTCATTGCAGGCGCAGCAGGGTAGGCCTTTTGCACAGGCATACTCAGAAGTAAAACTTATAGCGTATGCTGAGTGGGAAATCAAATCACTTTTTCAGTCCGATCTCAGTAGCAGTTTTGAAGTATTTAAATTAATGGGCGAACATCTGAGAACGATGGAAGAGCAATTTAAAATGTTAGCATATTGTGACGTTCATGAGAGAATTATACGTTTTGTCCTTTATCTGGCGGATTTGTATGGATATCGCCATCAAAGGGTAACATTTATTCCCCATCATTTCACCCATGAAGACATTAGCAGAGTCATACATACCAGCAGGCAAACTGTCACTGTGTCATTAAGAGAACTTCAAAGGCAAGGCTATCTGAGCTACCGCCGGGGGGAATTCAGGATTTACCGTTATGAAGAATTGATGAAGCTCGTGAATAAGTGTATGAACTGAACATAAGTGCAATTCTACTCC
Proteins encoded:
- a CDS encoding TolB family protein, with amino-acid sequence MKSILTMLVCIFLVHPTFSQSSIGIFDENEDIGQPSKSGSTSFDEASQTYTLSGAGYNIWFERDEFQFLHKKQSGDFIITANFEFVGEGVDPLRKAGLMIRESVDDDASHVSAAVHGDGSTVLQRRVLKGAYMRDPEDDISAPKKGYEILQLERKGDIITMRAAHWGEHLQEIGSYEMSSLPHEVYTGLFITSHNEDMVEEARFWNVRITEPVENNYDGFMACRLETMNVMDGKRKVIYETSAEDRIESPSWSPDGQHLLTTMDGLLYTIPLNGGEPEKLNTGDIVRINNDHGYSFDGDQLAITSSQNVELGPRVYVLPAEGGTPRLLTEKGPSYFHGWSANDREVYYVAQRDTTIFNIYKIPVKGGEEEQITDNTSGYVDGPEESPDGKYIYYNDNQTGTMQIWRMKKNGTEEEQLTFDEYNDWFPHVSPDGEWVAFLSYEKDVPPDAHPSYRRVMIRLMSLSGGAPKVIANIYGGQGTMNVTSWSPDSKSIAFVSNSKK
- a CDS encoding response regulator transcription factor, giving the protein MKEVLIVEDDSEIVDLLEIHLIDLECKIEKAHDGNLGLQKALNHCFDLIILDIMLPGIDGLEICRKIRGKEKYTPILMLTAKSEEIDKILGLETGADDYLTKPFSVREFISRVRAIFRRVEMIQGNQQETDKKKVLKADGLHMDAEKRSVEIHGERLALTPKEFDLLWIMAAHPGRSYSRQELLNLVWGYEFSGYEHTVNAHINRLRSKIERNVSEPQYILTTWGIGYRFNDE
- a CDS encoding sensor histidine kinase; this translates as MPVQHQAHSLRQSLFWRIAIVLFILFLLLGISFILITSFASKRYYEETAQRLNAHVAEEMLLEVNPFVEGEVNDEALGKIMHSMMAVNPSIEVYLLAPQGDILSYVVLDKKVKLKSVDIGPVKNFLNSDGQTYTLGDDPRNPGRSTIFSAAEVREEGNLLGYVYMILASEEYDNVMASLWQSHILRIGAWSFSLVLIAALMISLLVIWWLTRSLRRIQYMIRKFEEGDLSARVEVRQDDELGQLSYSINNMADTIVRNIDELKQVDKLRKELIANVSHDLRTPLSVIQGYVETLNIKKDSLSEEQKQKYMGIILNSSNKLKRLVNDLFELTKLESRQIEPKPETFAMQDLLHDIAMKYQFLAEEKSLKLETKLKNTTALVYADLAMIERVMQNLLDNAFKYTPPNGTIKIHAEQCEEEVCIMINNSGSVIHEEEKELIFNRYFMGKEPRVNGSGLGLAIVRNILEIHHTSIKVKSDQDEGTTFFFSLPLVSGQ
- a CDS encoding DM13 domain-containing protein, encoding MKKIILFATLPFFFLFACEDNSTETVTIDSSEPTGDFMSQRAGTFVEQNGTGTMGMAELGTDEDGEQFLYFGPDFQTNLGTGTVTIFLSTSEEFMADPAQGNPDLRLVGNVSMNGESYYKISPVAESKFTHVILWCASASIPFGYAPLQ
- a CDS encoding Crp/Fnr family transcriptional regulator — its product is MLSQDLYQDHIHIPEVISAMQGKLQAFNKYDFIYLDSASSQKIYYLQEGLLRLGTYTETGKEVTFCLVQEGAVVGNFSLQAQQGRPFAQAYSEVKLIAYAEWEIKSLFQSDLSSSFEVFKLMGEHLRTMEEQFKMLAYCDVHERIIRFVLYLADLYGYRHQRVTFIPHHFTHEDISRVIHTSRQTVTVSLRELQRQGYLSYRRGEFRIYRYEELMKLVNKCMN